The following are encoded in a window of Oncorhynchus mykiss isolate Arlee chromosome 11, USDA_OmykA_1.1, whole genome shotgun sequence genomic DNA:
- the ct030 gene encoding CT030 protein (The RefSeq protein has 1 substitution compared to this genomic sequence) — MTARNSVTHGIPNTKVRYSKLASDDDGYIDLQFKKSPPMVPYKAIALATGLFLIGSLLITIGALLLAGYFEVTHADRTVPVLIIGILVFLPGFYHLRIAYYASKGYRGYSYDDIPDFDD; from the exons ATGACAGCTCGCAACAGTGTAACACATGGAATACCCAACACTAAGGTCAGGTACTCCAAATTAGCCAGTGATGATGACGGCTACATTGACCTGCAG TTCAAAAAGAGCCCACCCAAGGTCCCATACAAAGCCATTGCACTGGCCACTGGCCTCTTCTTGATTGGCTCTCTGTTAATCACCATTGGAGCCCTCCTATTGGCAGGATACTTTGAAGTCACA CATGCTGACCGGACTGTGCCTGTTCTCATCATTGGAATCCTGGTTTTCCTTCCTGGATTCTATCACCTGCGGATAGCTTACTATGCATCAAAGGGCTACCGTGGTTACTCCTATGATGATATACCAGATTTTGATGACTGA
- the ct030 gene encoding CT030 protein isoform X1, whose translation MTARNSVTHGIPNTKVRYSKLASDDDGYIDLQFKKSPPKVPYKAIALATGLFLIGSLLITIGALLLAGYFEVTVSMAHADRTVPVLIIGILVFLPGFYHLRIAYYASKGYRGYSYDDIPDFDD comes from the exons ATGACAGCTCGCAACAGTGTAACACATGGAATACCCAACACTAAGGTCAGGTACTCCAAATTAGCCAGTGATGATGACGGCTACATTGACCTGCAG TTCAAAAAGAGCCCACCCAAGGTCCCATACAAAGCCATTGCACTGGCCACTGGCCTCTTCTTGATTGGCTCTCTGTTAATCACCATTGGAGCCCTCCTATTGGCAGGATACTTTGAAGTCACAGTGAGTATGGCA CATGCTGACCGGACTGTGCCTGTTCTCATCATTGGAATCCTGGTTTTCCTTCCTGGATTCTATCACCTGCGGATAGCTTACTATGCATCAAAGGGCTACCGTGGTTACTCCTATGATGATATACCAGATTTTGATGACTGA